The Tetrapisispora phaffii CBS 4417 chromosome 5, complete genome genome segment AATAGTAGAAGATCCAACCATGAACAAAGTTGACAGTGCAGACAATTATCTTGTGAACATGCACAGACGTATTCAAGAAAACTTgacaaaaacaaattatgTAGAAAATTGATTAGGAACGAAAGAGAAAATCAACATAGTGATGCTTATATTACAACCTCCTCTACTATTTCCATTAAACTGATAAATCCTAACTGTGAAACCCGCATAATGTACACATATAGACTTACGATTATACATATACtggaaatataaattataaaatatatatatctttaattttgaatagcCAAAATAACCAAGGTCAACATGCTTTCCCTCCATTGTCAGTCCCACCAAGAATAACCAAATCTGGCCTGGCCCAGGTTTCATGGCATTGGTTCGAGGTTAGTAACCCAATGCCATGACACCAAAGCaaagatataaaataagTGTACGTATGCTTACGCATACGTACACTTATAGCTACCTGTATCTATTTATAAAGTAGCAGATGGATCGTTCAATGGCTATGCGAATAGTTATCATTTCCAACGTAATTTCTTACCCTCTCTACTACATTCCCGTCGCTCTGTCTTTGAGAACTGGAAGAGCGGCCTCCGGTGCGTCCAGGTCTCGGTTGGagtttctttttaaatttcCCCATTAGGAAATTTTCACTTCCATATTGAtcatttttcatcaattgcAGTTTTATTTTGGTTAATGTAATGGACCACTATGAACCTACTTTTCACTTTATCATAATAGTAATgtaataatagaaaataataatggcAAATAGTGCTTGATCAATAAgttatctttattattttaacaatTCATTAACGTGTAGGAGATTGTTCATATTTCGATTAtctcatatatatatatctgtgtGTGTGAAAgaaatcattttatttttagctTGTGTTTGACTTGGGAACCGGTAACACTACATAATTATAAGTACATAATTCCATATGATTAATAGAAACGATAGTCAACGGAGTAATAGGCGCccattttcttcaacaaaTCCCTTCAGAAATGCTTTGAATGACAGTAGTTTACAAGAGTACAACAATGACAAACAATTCATGGAATGGACAAAGAATAATGGTGTCCAGAGTCCACCGTATCTATCCAACAGTGGTTCGAGacataattcaaatttcaGTTTCGTTGATTCAGTAGAGGAAGAAGGGCCAGAAGATGATGTTTATGCACACAACGGGAGGGCTCATTCACCAGTGGTGACTAGACTATCCACCAGCCCTACACCAATTGCAAGTAACAACCCATTTTTAGGTGATGTAGCAGGTGAGGGAAAAACTTTTTCTACTGAAAGTAGTATATCTCAAACTTCAGATAACAGAAATGCTTCTGTGAGAAGTGATAGTACTAGAAATTATCCAACTGCAAGAGAGGAAAAAGATAGGTTAAGACAATCATACATGGAGACATCAAACGTGAACAGACAATCTGAATCACAAGGttatagaaaaaaaagtaGTCCTGGCAATTTTGCTCCACCTTCTTACGAAGAGGCAGCAGGGACCAAAACATCACGTTCTCAATACCCAAGAGAAAAAGAACATAGATCTCACCGTAGCAACTCTAGTCATGGTCATAGTAGCTCGGGCAATCCTCATCGTCGTAGTTATTATCCAGATAGTGATCAAAAAAGAGAAAGTGATAGGGAACGTAGCAGGGACGATAGTAGAGATAGTAGATACCGTCATCATAGCTCGAAATCTTCGTCTTCTAAGAGcaaaagaaagaataaGGTGGTTATACCTAAGAATGTCGATTCCATTGATAAATTGGACGTAACTGGCTTGTTTGGTGGCTCGTTTCATCATGATGGACCCTTTGATGCCGTGACCCCACatagaaataaaaacatgAAGGCTGCTCCTGTAATGGCCTTCCCAGCTGATGGTCCAAACAGCACTATCGGTGGTGCCTCTTCGAAACCATCGACATTAAACGAAGTCTTTGGAAGAGATGAATACGctgatgataataatggtaTGGCTAGGTCAAAAGGTAATGTTGACTATAGGAGATCTGTTTATATGGGTTCTCTACCAAGTAATAGTTCCAGTACATTAGATGCAATTAAGAACCACTCAGATGTTAGCCAATTTGATCCAAAAACGCTAACATCTAAAGTTTCGGGCCCAACCACCATTGGACTTGGTTCCACCACTTTCTTGGACGGAGCCCCTGCATCTAAGACCGCTATTAGAGATGATGTTATACAGCATGCACATCAATCACGTGGAGTACAAAGACATAAATCATTATCTCAACGATTTAATATCGGAAGAAGTAATACAGAAATCAGTCATAGGCACGGAACATCTAGTACGACCAACAATAGTAGTCTTAATGATGACGATATTTATTTGAGCCGTTCAAGTGATAAAACGAGTAAGGGTATTACATTCGATGATAACGCCAAGAAAGAATCATCTGGTAACACATTCTTAAGAAGAGTAAAGAGTTTAAAAGTATCAAGAAAGTAATTTTCCTCATATTGcataattttctatttaatCCTGTACGCATAATCTTAAAAATGTTCCATTTGTTAATTAATTCATcgttttgaaaaatttactGTGTTAGctgttttaaataaatcattcGGCACTAAAACCAGTgtatatttacatttttatACATTGCTGTATTTAATTacataatttcattaataaaattatacGTATGTTGAAGAGGAcgttaaaatatttacatgTTATAATTCATTGAGAAACATTTATATGACAACTTTATATTGCTGTGATAATTCTGGCATTCTTGATTCTACAACATCCCAATTTATTGACTCCCAAACATTGTTCAAATATTGTTCTTTGCCAAAAACACCATAGTCATGTAACCAACATTTTGGAGAAGCATCAATTGCTAATAGCGGAATATATGAAACATTCTTATCATAAGAATGAGCTTCAAGAACATCATTGatatctttttctttgttttcatctttttttGCAAGTTCCTCTATTTGTTCTTCAGTTTGTTGAGtctttaattctttttcttgaaataatttcaattcagtcatttgatttgatttattaaaattaaaaggaGTTCCTGCATTATATGTATTCACAACAAATAGCCTATCGAATTTCACTTCTGAATAGTTGGATGATTCCATTGAGTAATCATATGCTTGATGTTTTCTTGCGACTAGCCATGTAAAACCATCACCTGAAATGCCTAGATTTGAATTCAACAGTAAAGTTCTGAATTCAACCATGGAACCAAAGGAGGATAAGATAGCTGGATATAACTTCTTATAAGTAATTTTATCAGGCTCGTTTTTGTAATTCAATTTAATATCCACAGAGTCCTTGATCAATGTTGTCTTTTTATTTGCTAATGGTAGTTgataatcaaaatttacATTGGAGGCagttaatgaattattagcaAAAGTTAGATTATGAATCATAGCGGCATTTTTAACCAGATTTCTTTTGGTGAATGATTTACTATGATCATtaattaattgtaatattgGCCTTTCATCAGTATTCTCATCAACGAATTTGTTTAATTCATCGGTATGATGTTGAACTCTCTCATACCAAGCATTGCGCAAACCTTGCGACGAATATAGACCCGGTAGTCCATCCTTTTCGTTTAGATGGTCTAGGGAAGGAGTTATGTATGACCTAGTAATGACATGTGCTCTTATCAGAGAAGACACTATTTTTTTCGTGACCAATATATATGACATTAGCCAAATGAGAAAGTATCTTCCTTGTGAAAACTGAGTAATGTGTCAACAGTGAAATTCGTGAGACCAAGAAAACCAATTCTAGTTAAATGCACAGCCTGTTGTGAACTCTGGAGACAGCAGTGTCAGGTAATTGGTTCATGAAGCTAGTCAATTTATACAGTTTTATGTAGAGAGTGTgagataaatatttatattaaagtGTATATTATGTATGGCTCTTATGTTTCAATTCTGGAAAAAACCACTATAGCCGGGTAAACTGAAACTACCTTGATTACCCAGATATAACTATCTTGCTGGTATGTGAataaaagaacaagaagTACCGCCAAACACCTCCCTCGATGAATAGGTATATATACATCTGCAAATAGCAAGAACGTTCGTCACAATGACTTATAGGATTCTACATCCAAACTGCAATCAGATCTTCTTTTCATGTACGATATACCCCATCTACATCAATGAGCGATCCACCTTGTACACAGGAGCTCAAGCAGCCGATGCCAAGACATAAAGACGTCGATCTCTCGATGCACATACACACAGACAGATCTTACAATATTCTGGCATACACTCTAGTGACTTCTTATATCATTGATGATCTGTCTATTACAAAAAGGTTCGGTATTCATTGTCCATTATTCATAGTTCTTGCTTGGTCATGGTCCAGAAGGTTTAATTTGGGGGCGGAAGAAGGGGTGGAGGGCCCTTCACTAACTATGCCCGCTAATTATTTTGACGCAGATAAGAAACGCGAAGCTTTAAAGGAGAAGGTCCGGTAAGCCTTCTCACCAGAGAGCTATTCCAGCCATTAAATTACAAACTTTAATCCAGAAATACATGCATGCctgttatatatataggaGTGTATAAATAGGGACGGGATTATATATCGTTACTCTATTTTGTCCATGTTCTACATTAGTTCATTCTAGAAGCACGCATCACTATCCGTTAATATAATGTTGAAGTGGATTCAAGGTGGTATCTCTGCGGTTACTGGGTTGGCTGAGCCTGAGTATGGTAAGGAATTTATTCACTCAGCGGCAGATAAAGTAAATGAACAACAGATCAATCCATTCAATACTGCTACTAGTGATGATTTGAAATGGCTATGTCCTGATTATACTAATGTTGAAACATCGACCTTTTACgtaaatgatttaaatacaGGCATCATCGGACTGGCGCAAGTTATACATTCCAATATTGTTGGTCTTCATCAAACTGCTCAATTTAATTGTAGAATTGTTGATTCAAATGATGTTAAGAATTTCAATGTTTGGACCTCGACAAAGTTGGAGAATTTTAGAATCGATGGAACCAATTTTTATGctgataatttaaagatcGAATTGAATGAAGATGGAAACCAATTCCATGTTGTAGCAAATGTGAACGAAATTGTGAGCttagatttatttttcactaGAGTCACAGACGGTTGCAAACTGGGTAATGATCCAAATACATATTTTGGTGATAATGTTGAAGAACCTTGGGGTAAAATTAGACATATATTCTGGCCAAGAAATAAACTTGTAGGTACaatcaatataaaatatgagGAGCCAAGGGAAGAACAAGGAAATCAAAAAGAGggagaagaagaacaacaaTTGAAATCGTTCATTGAAAAGACAATAAAGTTTACTGAAGAAAAACCTGCACTGTCCATGTTTGTTCTTGCTTTCCAAGGTATGAAACCTCATCATGCTGCTAAAGCTTggaattttattaattttcaatCGGATGAATATTCTGTCATTTTAATTGAGTTTATAACCCCAAAGTCTTACGCAAATAcaaaagtttcaattgGTATTGTAACAGATAGTGAAAAGATTCTGTCGGTAGCCACAAATAACAACTTCGAACATATCGATTCCACCGTAGATTCTATTGGCTGGCCTGTTCCAAAAGCAATCAAGTGTACATTCAATGGTATTTCAGCGGACTTAAGTGACGATCAAGTAAAGAAGATGTACGGCGAGAATAATGGTACATTGAAAGAGCAAGAAATTGCTGTGGTAAACGTTAATTTAACAAACTTGATTGAAAGAATCGATGTTATGAATGAAATTCCACAATTTGTGAAGAACATCGTTTCCGGTGTTGCCGGTACAAAACCATACATATATCAATACGCAGGGGATGAAGATTTCAATATCGAAATTAACAACAAAAAAGTCAAGGGATTGGGTATGCTTGAggttatatttatttcgGAAcatgatgatgaagaactTGTAAATGCTGTCGCTGCTGTCAAGCTATCCGATGAATGAAGTACATTTACTTGATCACTCATAAAGAAATGCCtaacttatatatttattttgttttaagTGAACAGAATGTCATACTGAGTATATGTCACTCGTTCTGTAAAGTTGGGTAGCATGTACACATTCATTACAGCTCATATTCAGAATACATTCATATGAAGATATTCCCGTCTTTATTAACTCCACCAATAATCACTTATGTAGAATTGCATAACAGTTATTTAGctaaattacaaaattaattaatacaCGATTACTAAGCCAAAAgataacaaaaaaacattgAATATGACTCAGAGCTCATGGTTTCAGTTATTAGTGtcacacacatatatattcaacatCTAATGGCCTTATGTATCCATCCAGTCAGACATCTTAACTCACAGGTCGTTGTTCACTCCACTACGTCGTATTCGATGACTTGTGTATCCTTCCAAATTATCGAATATTTAATACTGGAGAAATGCGtcgaaataaaaatttttttaagaTGCAATTCATCTCAtcaatgaaataatatcaatcaATGCTTTGCTTTTACATTAAGAGTTAATTCTAATTATTTTGCTAAGAAGAGAGGTTCTAAAATCCTAGATTGGATATTCTCTATTGTTCACATTATTATACTAAGTTGAAGTAATTTCTGATCTGCTTTCACACGTTAGaattcatataaatatatattgttttggTTATTTAGTAAATGCCATACctatatattaaatgtaatcaacttttattaaattcatgATTAAGAGTTGTTCTTCTACTCTTCTACataatataaattctttCACC includes the following:
- the TPHA0E01940 gene encoding Pal1 family protein (similar to Saccharomyces cerevisiae YDR348C and YHR097C; ancestral locus Anc_5.399), whose amino-acid sequence is MINRNDSQRSNRRPFSSTNPFRNALNDSSLQEYNNDKQFMEWTKNNGVQSPPYLSNSGSRHNSNFSFVDSVEEEGPEDDVYAHNGRAHSPVVTRLSTSPTPIASNNPFLGDVAGEGKTFSTESSISQTSDNRNASVRSDSTRNYPTAREEKDRLRQSYMETSNVNRQSESQGYRKKSSPGNFAPPSYEEAAGTKTSRSQYPREKEHRSHRSNSSHGHSSSGNPHRRSYYPDSDQKRESDRERSRDDSRDSRYRHHSSKSSSSKSKRKNKVVIPKNVDSIDKLDVTGLFGGSFHHDGPFDAVTPHRNKNMKAAPVMAFPADGPNSTIGGASSKPSTLNEVFGRDEYADDNNGMARSKGNVDYRRSVYMGSLPSNSSSTLDAIKNHSDVSQFDPKTLTSKVSGPTTIGLGSTTFLDGAPASKTAIRDDVIQHAHQSRGVQRHKSLSQRFNIGRSNTEISHRHGTSSTTNNSSLNDDDIYLSRSSDKTSKGITFDDNAKKESSGNTFLRRVKSLKVSRK
- the MRP1 gene encoding mitochondrial 37S ribosomal protein mS43 (similar to Saccharomyces cerevisiae MRP1 (YDR347W); ancestral locus Anc_5.398); protein product: MSYILVTKKIVSSLIRAHVITRSYITPSLDHLNEKDGLPGLYSSQGLRNAWYERVQHHTDELNKFVDENTDERPILQLINDHSKSFTKRNLVKNAAMIHNLTFANNSLTASNVNFDYQLPLANKKTTLIKDSVDIKLNYKNEPDKITYKKLYPAILSSFGSMVEFRTLLLNSNLGISGDGFTWLVARKHQAYDYSMESSNYSEVKFDRLFVVNTYNAGTPFNFNKSNQMTELKLFQEKELKTQQTEEQIEELAKKDENKEKDINDVLEAHSYDKNVSYIPLLAIDASPKCWLHDYGVFGKEQYLNNVWESINWDVVESRMPELSQQYKVVI
- the TPHA0E01960 gene encoding survival factor 1 family protein (similar to Saccharomyces cerevisiae SVF1 (YDR346C); ancestral locus Anc_5.397), whose protein sequence is MLKWIQGGISAVTGLAEPEYGKEFIHSAADKVNEQQINPFNTATSDDLKWLCPDYTNVETSTFYVNDLNTGIIGLAQVIHSNIVGLHQTAQFNCRIVDSNDVKNFNVWTSTKLENFRIDGTNFYADNLKIELNEDGNQFHVVANVNEIVSLDLFFTRVTDGCKLGNDPNTYFGDNVEEPWGKIRHIFWPRNKLVGTINIKYEEPREEQGNQKEGEEEQQLKSFIEKTIKFTEEKPALSMFVLAFQGMKPHHAAKAWNFINFQSDEYSVILIEFITPKSYANTKVSIGIVTDSEKILSVATNNNFEHIDSTVDSIGWPVPKAIKCTFNGISADLSDDQVKKMYGENNGTLKEQEIAVVNVNLTNLIERIDVMNEIPQFVKNIVSGVAGTKPYIYQYAGDEDFNIEINNKKVKGLGMLEVIFISEHDDEELVNAVAAVKLSDE